From one Macaca nemestrina isolate mMacNem1 chromosome 5, mMacNem.hap1, whole genome shotgun sequence genomic stretch:
- the LOC105496426 gene encoding ras-related GTP-binding protein D isoform X2: MSWLKKGSRRQRDWQGRRQLRVSVSPRVAAGGVHPVLDFSDPFSTEVKPRILLMGLRRSGKSSIQKVVFHKMSPNETLFLESTNKICREDVSNSSFVNFQIWDFPGQIDFFDPTFDYEMIFRGTGALIFVIDSQDDYMEALARLHLTVTRAYKVNTDINFEVFIHKVDGLSDDHKIETQRDIHQRANDDLADAGLEKIHLSFYLTSIYDHSIFEAFSKVVQKLIPQLPTLENLLNIFISNSGIEKAFLFDVVSKIYIATDSTPVDMQTYELCCDMIDVVIDISCIYGLKEDGAGTPYDKESTAIIKLNNTTVLYLKEVTKFLALVCFVREESFERKGLIDYNFHCFRKAIHEVFEVRMKVVKSRKVQNRLQKKKGATPNGAPRVLL; encoded by the exons TTCTGGACTTCAGCGACCCCTTCAGCACTGAAGTGAAGCCGAGAATCCTGCTCATGGGCCTGAGGAGAAGCGGCAAGTCATCTATTCAGAAAGTTGTCTTTCACAAAATGTCTCCCAACGAAACACTGTTCTTGGAGAGCACTAACAAGATATGCCGGGAAGATGTTTCCAACAGCTCCTTTGTCAATTTTCAGATTTGGGACTTCCCAGGACAGATTGACTTTTTTGACCCTACGTTTGACTATGAGATGATCTTCCGGGGAACAGGAGCACTGATATTTGTCATTGACTCACAG GACGATTACATGGAAgccctggccaggctccaccTCACGGTGACCAGGGCCTACAAAGTGAATACCGACATCAACTTCGAGGTGTTTATTCATAAAGTGGATGGTCTATCAGATGACCACAAAATTGAAACCCAAAGAGATATTCACCAGCGGGCAAACGATGACCTTGCAGATGCTGGATTAGAAAAAATTCACCTCAG CTTTTATCTGACAAGCATATATGATCATTCAATATTTGAAGCTTTTAGCAAAGTGGTTCAGAAACTGATTCCACAACTCCCAACTCTGGAGAATTTGCTGAACATCTTTATCTCA aattctGGAATTGAAAAGGCATTTCTGTTTGATGTGGTCAGTAAAATTTATATTGCAACTGATAGTACTCCAGTGGATATGCAAACCTATGAGCTCTGCTGTGATATGATAGATGTGGTTATTGACATCTCTTGTATTTATGG TCTCAAAGAAGATGGAGCAGGAACCCCCTATGACAAGGAATCCACAGCCATCATAAAGCTTAATAATACAACCGTGCTTTATTTAAAAGAGGTGACAAAGTTCCTGGCTCTCGTTTGCTTTGTCAGAGAGGAAAGCTTTGAAAGAAAAG GGCTAATTGACTATAATTTTCATTGCTTCCGGAAGGCCATTCATGAAGTTTTTGAGGTGAGAATGAAAGTAGTAAAATCCCGAAAGGTTCAGAATCGGCTGCAGAAGAAAAAGGGAGCCACCCCTAATGGGGCCCCTAGAGTGCTGCTGTAG
- the LOC105496426 gene encoding ras-related GTP-binding protein D isoform X3, translating to MGLRRSGKSSIQKVVFHKMSPNETLFLESTNKICREDVSNSSFVNFQIWDFPGQIDFFDPTFDYEMIFRGTGALIFVIDSQDDYMEALARLHLTVTRAYKVNTDINFEVFIHKVDGLSDDHKIETQRDIHQRANDDLADAGLEKIHLSFYLTSIYDHSIFEAFSKVVQKLIPQLPTLENLLNIFISNSGIEKAFLFDVVSKIYIATDSTPVDMQTYELCCDMIDVVIDISCIYGLKEDGAGTPYDKESTAIIKLNNTTVLYLKEVTKFLALVCFVREESFERKGLIDYNFHCFRKAIHEVFEVRMKVVKSRKVQNRLQKKKGATPNGAPRVLL from the exons ATGGGCCTGAGGAGAAGCGGCAAGTCATCTATTCAGAAAGTTGTCTTTCACAAAATGTCTCCCAACGAAACACTGTTCTTGGAGAGCACTAACAAGATATGCCGGGAAGATGTTTCCAACAGCTCCTTTGTCAATTTTCAGATTTGGGACTTCCCAGGACAGATTGACTTTTTTGACCCTACGTTTGACTATGAGATGATCTTCCGGGGAACAGGAGCACTGATATTTGTCATTGACTCACAG GACGATTACATGGAAgccctggccaggctccaccTCACGGTGACCAGGGCCTACAAAGTGAATACCGACATCAACTTCGAGGTGTTTATTCATAAAGTGGATGGTCTATCAGATGACCACAAAATTGAAACCCAAAGAGATATTCACCAGCGGGCAAACGATGACCTTGCAGATGCTGGATTAGAAAAAATTCACCTCAG CTTTTATCTGACAAGCATATATGATCATTCAATATTTGAAGCTTTTAGCAAAGTGGTTCAGAAACTGATTCCACAACTCCCAACTCTGGAGAATTTGCTGAACATCTTTATCTCA aattctGGAATTGAAAAGGCATTTCTGTTTGATGTGGTCAGTAAAATTTATATTGCAACTGATAGTACTCCAGTGGATATGCAAACCTATGAGCTCTGCTGTGATATGATAGATGTGGTTATTGACATCTCTTGTATTTATGG TCTCAAAGAAGATGGAGCAGGAACCCCCTATGACAAGGAATCCACAGCCATCATAAAGCTTAATAATACAACCGTGCTTTATTTAAAAGAGGTGACAAAGTTCCTGGCTCTCGTTTGCTTTGTCAGAGAGGAAAGCTTTGAAAGAAAAG GGCTAATTGACTATAATTTTCATTGCTTCCGGAAGGCCATTCATGAAGTTTTTGAGGTGAGAATGAAAGTAGTAAAATCCCGAAAGGTTCAGAATCGGCTGCAGAAGAAAAAGGGAGCCACCCCTAATGGGGCCCCTAGAGTGCTGCTGTAG